AAAACAGAATAGTGAAGAATGGTCTGACACTGCCTTCGTTGATGTTGATCTGAAAGAATTAAAGAAAAAAGAACTTGTCAAATCCGATCTTCTGCTCAGAAGATTTGCCATAACCGAGCAAGGCAAGAAATTATTGCAGCAGGAGATCCTGGCGGCGCTAACTTTTTCCAGGGAAAGGGATGACCGGTTTGATTTAGCTGTGGTAGCCATCCCCTTGGTGGCCTTAGAAAAAGTTGAAGTGGCACTGGAGAAAAGAAAAAAGCTTCTGGCGGAGGCTGCGGAACACATCCATACTTTGTTTGAATCTCAAAGCAGGACCGAACGGTTCTTTGATTTGCATTCAGTGTCTCGGCACCCGCTGTTAGTTATTAAACACGAAATTGAATTTATAGATGTTTTATTACAAGAATTATAAATTCTGATATAAGTACGGCAGCAAGTAGCGCTTTGCTCGTTGTGTTGCAAGATGAGAGAATTCTTACAACATCTTTTTTTTAGGTATAATATTACTCATATGTAATATTTCTTTTAAGCAATAAAGGAATGATGCTATGAATCTTAGTGAAGTTGAACTGTTGATTTTGCAAATCATTTGCGAAGGAGTAACAATCTCCGGTTATGAAATGGACCAATTGGTAAAAGATCGGGGTTACAAGGAATGTACTGCCAGCGAGACTGTTTTTGTGGGTGCTGCTCTGAATAAATTAATGAACAGGCAACTGGTAACTTTCGCGACGGACGCAGCAGGGACAACATGCGATCCGCTACTTAGAAAAGTTGCCATAACTCATGAGGGTAAGACAATATTGCGACAGGAGATCCTGGCGGCTCTCTCCTCTTCCAGGGAAAGAGATGTCCGGTTTGATTTAGCTGTGGCGGCCATTCCATTTCTGGCCAGGGAAGCGGTGATAGCTGCTCTGGAGCAAAGGAAAAAATTTTTGCTGGAGATTGCGGAACACATCCAGGTCCTATTTGAATCGCAAGGCGGGAAAAAGTTGCCCCTTCATTTACAGGCGTTATTCAATCATCCGCTATTATTCATTCAACACGAACTTGATTTTATGGATGTTTTGATACAGAAATTGTAAGGACTGCCCTGTATGGTAAGTTGTTCTACCAAGGTTGTTTTGCTGGTCCCGCCGACACGTGGCAAGGATGTCGACTGTTGGCGCTAATTTAAAGTATAGAGAGTGGAGGTGAACACCCATGAAATTATTGAGTAATAGCATCTATGGAAGATCGACCGTAACTGCCATACTTGTTCATAGTGCGTTGCTTGTAGCTGTTATTTTGATGCCGCTGTCTCCGCCCGTTAATTCGGCGCGGAATGTTACAACTGTCGAGATTGTTCCTGTCCCCGAACAGCAACAAGACGTTATTCCTCCCAAAGAAGAGATCCCGCCACTGCCGGATCAGACGCCGATCCCGCAAGATCAGCCGCAGACGCCTCAACAGGCAGCGGCACCGGCGCCGGCGGCCAATCAGTCTTCGCTGGCGCCGGTGCCGACCGCCCTGCCAGGAGAATCAGGCCCGAGTTCAGTGGCCTTGCAGTCCGGGACCGGAACAGCAATGCCAACATTCACCGGTATTCCGACCGGGCCGGCCGATAGTATCGGGACTGGTTATGGCAAGGGAACGGCACCGGAACCGCCGCGCCATGTATCATCCCCTGTCGCGGCAAAACTTCTTTCCGGTCCCAAGCCAAGTTATCCGATGGCTGCCAGGGAAGCAGGCTGGGAGGGAACTGTCATCGTGAGAATCCGCATTAATACCGACGGATCTTCCACAGTGCTATCCACACCTCATAGCGGTCGTGCTGATATTGACGAGGCTACGACGGCTGCTGCGGCTGCCCGGGAGTATTCACCGAGTTTAGACGCCGACGGTACGCCTGTTACAACAGAAAGAAATGTAAAAATCAAGTTCGATCTTTCGGAAGCCGATTAAAAATTTATAACTAAGAAAATAAGCGAGGATGATCAATTATGTTGGATATGATTAAAGGGGGATGGGTCATGCTTCCCTTGATGGCATGCTCACTCATTGCATTAACGATTGTTATTGAACGTTTTTTCTATTTTCGGCGCATCGGCAACAAAGTGGGGGTGGCCGAAGAGGTGCTGAAGTTAGTTGATAGCGGACGTATTAACGACGGACTGAAGCTGTCCAACAGCTCAGTTTTGCCGCTGGTGAAGGTGATGTCGGCTGGCATTGCCCACAGTTACGATCCGGCCAAAGCCATGGCGGCGGCGGGAATTAACGAGCTTTCTGTTATGAGGCGGGGAATGTCGGCGCTTGATACCATTATTACCATGGCCCCGCTCCTCGGATTGTTGGGAACCATCCTTGGGATGATGAACTCCTTCCAGGTTATGGCCATGGTTGACAGCGGTGGATCGCCTAACGCAGTAACAGGCGGTGTGGCGGAAGCACTTATCGCCACAGCTACAGGCATCACCATAGCAGTACTGACCTTGATACCTTACAATTACTTTTCGGCTCGCATTGAGCGGGAAAGTGAAACGATCGAACATTATGCGACTGAATTAGAGATGGCGCTAGTTAAACAAGATTAGGGGGCGATGACGATGACGATAACACGTAAACCCATGAAGAAGGCTCGTATCGAGATTATCCCAATGATTGATACCATGATGTTTCTCTTAGTATTTTTCATGATGTCCAGTCTTTCCATGATTCAACAGCATGGCATGCCAGTCAGTCTTCCCCATGCTGCCAGCGGACAGGACCAAGTAAAGAAAGTGGTCACAATGACTCTGACGCAGGATGGCCATTTGTTCTATGAGAAAGAGCAGATTTCTTCGGCGGCGGAAGTCACAGCACGACTGACTGAATTGGAGAATAAGGGCACAAAGCCGTCCGTAGTCATTAATGCCGACCGCAGTGTCGAGCATGGCCGGGTGGTTGAAGTATTGGATGCGGTCAGGCAAAGCGGGGTCATTGCGGTTGCTATCGCGGTACGGCCCACAGCCGGCGGTTAAGTTCTTGGATTGCGGTAAGAAAAAAATTCTTACCGCAATTTCCATAATTAGTAAAGGGGGGATAGAATGTTACTGGAAGTTCTCAAGGACTATATTTTGTTGACAACGGGAGCGATGATCGGAATACTATTCATTTCTTTATGCACTGTTGCAGGCCGGGGAGACCGCTGGCTTGACAAAGAATAAAGCGAGATTGCAAAGGAGAGAAAAGGATGAATCAGGAAATTTTTGCCGACGCGATTAGCGCCATTCATGTAACAGGACAGCTTGTCCGCATCGATTTGATGACGGTGCAGCCCCAACTCAAGAGTGACAATGGTCAGCCTGTAGTCGATATTAGCAAACGGATCATTATGCCCTTGGAGGGGTTCATCCAATCCCTCAACGTTCAGGACAACCTCGTTACGCAGCTTGTGGCGGCCGGCGTGTTGAAAAAGAAGACCGACTTGGAAAATGAAGTGGCCCAGCCCGACGATTCCCCAGCCGAGGCAACTGCCGCTTCAGTCGGTGCTGCGGAAGTTGCAGCGGCCCAGCCCGACGATTCCCAAGCCGAGGTAGCTGCCGCTTTAGCTTGTGCTGCGGAAAACGAAGCGGCTCCCGCAGTCGAAGCGGTTGGAATCTAAGTAGGATGAACGTTCTATTACTGATAGAGAAAGAAGGAAAATGTACATAATGGTTGATTTAGAACTAAAAAAGACGACGGGGATGCTGTGGGCGGTGCTGCTGTTATGGGGAATGCTGTGTTGTACGGCCTTCCCGGGACAAGCCCATGCCGCTGAGGCGGCCGGCATCGGGGTGGTTGATTACGGGTATCTGATCCACCAGCACCCGGACACGCAAAAAGCCAGCGACGCCTTAAAGGCCGAAAGCGAGCAGGTTAATAAAGAATTTGCTGCCAAAGCGGCCGGTCTCAGCGACAAGGAAAAGCAGGACTTAAGACTCCAGCTCGCCCAGCGGGTGGAATCAAAACGGCAGGAACTGCTGAAAGGGATTGCCGACAAGATCAATGCGGCCATCAACGAAGTGGCGGCGGAAAAACAACTGACTATTGTCATCAACAAGGACAGCGTATCCTACGGCGGGCTGGATATTACCCAGGATGTCCTGCAAAAGTTCCGGTAGCTCTTGCAACTAGCCAGACCGGATTGTCCGAAGCAAGAAAAAGGAAGGGATGATTTTTTTATGCCTAGAAAACATAGGACGTTATGCTGCGGCAAGGTCAGCCTGGGACTACTGCTGGCGCTGGCCATCGGCTGCGTCCCCCCGGCGCTGGCGGCCGAACCTCCTGCGGTCCAACGGCCTAACGTTGACGTTAACTCCGGCACCATTAAAAGCAGTTTGGACCAGCAAAAGATTATCGTGCCGCAACAAAACAACGTGGATATTGAAGTCAACCGGGAAGAAAAGCCGGCACAGGAACAAGCTCCGGGGCCCAAAGTCAGGGTCAGCGGCTTTCACATTACGGGCCAGACGATTTACACTCCGGAGCAGCTGCAGGAATTGATCAAGGCTGATGTCGGCCGGGAACTGAGCTTTTCCGAACTGCAGGCCGCGGCCCAATGTATTACCGATTACTTTAACAGACAGGGGTATATGGTGGCCAAAGCCTATCTGCCGGCACAAAGCATTCAAGACGGGCTGGTGGAAATCGTGGTTGTTCCCGGCCAATACGGCGGCATTGACATTCGCAACCAGTCCCGCCTGTCCCCCCAGACAGTGGCGAATTTGCTCAGCAGCCTCAAGACCGGCGATTATGTAAAAAAAGACGTACTTGAGCGTAATTTGCTGCTGTTGAGCGATATCCGCGGCGTCAGTGTGAAAGCCACTCTGGCCCCGGGTAAGGACACAGGCAAGACGAATCTGACTGTTGAACTTCATGACAATGACGAGGATGCGACAGGCACCTTTTCGCTGGACAATTACGGCAACCGCTACACCGGCCAGGGCGTCGGCAATGTTACGCTGACCATTAATAATCTGAGCGGTACAGGCGATGTGTTTAACCTGGGGAACAATTATTCCGGCAACGGGTTGAATAACTTCAGCGCCGGCTATACGAACCTGGTCGGCACGCAGGGCGCCCGCCTGGGTGTCAGTTATTCCACCATGCACTATCAGCTTGGCAAAGAATTTAAGTTGCTTGAAGATACGGGTAAATCCAGGACAGCGAGCATTTTCGGCATCTATCCGCTGGTGCGTTCCCGCGACCACAATCTGAACGTCCAACTCCAGTTTGATTATCGCAAGATTACCGACAATGGCTATCTTGGTCTTGAAACGTCGGACAAACATGCCGATGTGTGGAGTCTGGGGCTGAATGGCGATAGCCAGGACTCCTCCGGGGCCAACACTTATGACGTCAATGTTTCGTCAGGCCGGCTGGGCTTTGACGGCGGACGGACGCTGTACGGCAGTACGCCGCAAGACGATGACCAGTGGATCAGCCGGGCATATGGGATTCCCGGTCTGCGGACAGCCGGACGGTATACGAAAGTCAACTTTGACTTTAGCCGCTGGCAAAACCTCAATCCCCGCTTGAATTTCTTACTGGAATCCAGCGGCCAATGGGCCAACAAAAACCTGGATTCCTCGGAAAAACTGTATCTCGGCGGCGCCAAGGGCGTCAGGGCCTATCCGCAGGGCGAAGCCTCGGGTGATCAGGGCTATCTCGTCCGCGGCGAACTGCGCTGGAATATGCCGGACCCGGACTTACAGTTGGCGCTTTTTGTCGACAGCGGCCACGTTATGGTGAATAAAAATCCCTTGCCGAAGGCCGGGGATAATGGTTGCACGCTTTCCGGCGCGGGTCTGGGCGTGATTGCCAGCAGCACTAAAGATTATACTGTGCGCCTGGATTACGCCTGGAAACTCGGCGATCATGCCGTGACGTCGGAACATGACCGCCGGGGACGCTGGTGGTTGTACGGAATTCAATATTTTTAAAGGAGGACAAGGAATATGCAGAGAAAATGGCGGCGCGAC
This portion of the Pelorhabdus rhamnosifermentans genome encodes:
- a CDS encoding OmpH family outer membrane protein; amino-acid sequence: MVDLELKKTTGMLWAVLLLWGMLCCTAFPGQAHAAEAAGIGVVDYGYLIHQHPDTQKASDALKAESEQVNKEFAAKAAGLSDKEKQDLRLQLAQRVESKRQELLKGIADKINAAINEVAAEKQLTIVINKDSVSYGGLDITQDVLQKFR
- a CDS encoding ExbD/TolR family protein, with the translated sequence MTITRKPMKKARIEIIPMIDTMMFLLVFFMMSSLSMIQQHGMPVSLPHAASGQDQVKKVVTMTLTQDGHLFYEKEQISSAAEVTARLTELENKGTKPSVVINADRSVEHGRVVEVLDAVRQSGVIAVAIAVRPTAGG
- a CDS encoding ShlB/FhaC/HecB family hemolysin secretion/activation protein — its product is MPRKHRTLCCGKVSLGLLLALAIGCVPPALAAEPPAVQRPNVDVNSGTIKSSLDQQKIIVPQQNNVDIEVNREEKPAQEQAPGPKVRVSGFHITGQTIYTPEQLQELIKADVGRELSFSELQAAAQCITDYFNRQGYMVAKAYLPAQSIQDGLVEIVVVPGQYGGIDIRNQSRLSPQTVANLLSSLKTGDYVKKDVLERNLLLLSDIRGVSVKATLAPGKDTGKTNLTVELHDNDEDATGTFSLDNYGNRYTGQGVGNVTLTINNLSGTGDVFNLGNNYSGNGLNNFSAGYTNLVGTQGARLGVSYSTMHYQLGKEFKLLEDTGKSRTASIFGIYPLVRSRDHNLNVQLQFDYRKITDNGYLGLETSDKHADVWSLGLNGDSQDSSGANTYDVNVSSGRLGFDGGRTLYGSTPQDDDQWISRAYGIPGLRTAGRYTKVNFDFSRWQNLNPRLNFLLESSGQWANKNLDSSEKLYLGGAKGVRAYPQGEASGDQGYLVRGELRWNMPDPDLQLALFVDSGHVMVNKNPLPKAGDNGCTLSGAGLGVIASSTKDYTVRLDYAWKLGDHAVTSEHDRRGRWWLYGIQYF
- a CDS encoding MotA/TolQ/ExbB proton channel family protein, translating into MLDMIKGGWVMLPLMACSLIALTIVIERFFYFRRIGNKVGVAEEVLKLVDSGRINDGLKLSNSSVLPLVKVMSAGIAHSYDPAKAMAAAGINELSVMRRGMSALDTIITMAPLLGLLGTILGMMNSFQVMAMVDSGGSPNAVTGGVAEALIATATGITIAVLTLIPYNYFSARIERESETIEHYATELEMALVKQD
- a CDS encoding TonB family protein is translated as MKLLSNSIYGRSTVTAILVHSALLVAVILMPLSPPVNSARNVTTVEIVPVPEQQQDVIPPKEEIPPLPDQTPIPQDQPQTPQQAAAPAPAANQSSLAPVPTALPGESGPSSVALQSGTGTAMPTFTGIPTGPADSIGTGYGKGTAPEPPRHVSSPVAAKLLSGPKPSYPMAAREAGWEGTVIVRIRINTDGSSTVLSTPHSGRADIDEATTAAAAAREYSPSLDADGTPVTTERNVKIKFDLSEAD